TGGGGGAAAGATATATCAGAGATGATTCTAGAGGCCTGGCAGTAAGTGGTCGAatctcttaaaataaaaaattttctattttaatttttttaaaattttaaattaaaaaagataaaattatactttggcacccctaaaaaatgataaaattttgatttaatattttaaaaattatatttttactatcataaaaattacatttttactattataaaaattacaatttaatttagctCTCTACAAAAAATTTCTCTCTTCGCCCTTGACAGATATGCTTGACTTTAGGGGTGTTCAAACTTTGGTTAAAACCAAATTAACCGGTCGAACCGGTCTAATTCGGTAAATCGGTTAGTTAACCAATTTAGTTCAGTCGGAGATCAGTTAAAAGTTTTTTGGAATTTCTGTTAACAATTAATTCAGTTTACAATCGggtaattaactgaattaaccgaatttaataaataatattatagattatatgtattaggctattactagttcggttaatttggtcaaatgaacattataaatttatttatttttatatgtgttatacttgttttaacaaaaaaaataaaacatataaattacgattaattgagttaatattttttgaaaaaattcgaTTTGATTAGAGGTTAAAGGACTAAAAAGttcgattaattcaattaatactaGTTCGATTCCGTTAACTTTTGAACACCCCTACTTTACTTCTCTTAAACCAACTTGACTCTTCTTGAAATGCATGTTTGTCTTAAATTATAATTTGGACATCAAAGTTTTTTTAAGCTTATGACCTTTGTTATTAATTatcttaaaatttgaatattgttatatatatataaactttcatggatagttaatatttaacattttgatagaatttaattatatatattttttatgcatattatgttttattttaaattcatataataattatttttttcttaggtattcatattattaaatttaaatttatagtaatacattattgaatcaaaattaatatttagagATGAAATGTGTCTATAAAGAATATTCATTTAGATACGAAAGGTCActaaatatttaacttttaaaaacaaatttggaCGTATttgtccccaaagctttaggTGTGAAATTCAtcttaatcatttttttttatgtttttatgaattTGGGGATTATATTCCTCCTTAATTATGAGGACGATCTTCacaattaatttaacaaattttcaaaaacattgtTTTAAATGGTGCATGTTGGGGATGACTTAAGTCATCTCTAAGCCTATCGAGGACCATTTTTAAACTTTTAGAAACGATTTTTAACCATCCCAAAGCCTTTTAATTTTGTAGTGAATAAAGGGTGGAAGCTTTTTGAGATACGcctgattttattttttacaaacaaACAAGTACGTTACAATGGAAGGAGGGAGAGAGTTTTGTTGAGTAATATTTGCTTATGCTGTATTAGGTGAAACACATGacgtatttatatatatttcttattgttAGTATTACAACTCATAATAGGTCCTATTGTTTTGTCTTGACCTTTGAGTCGAGGGCATTAACATTCCTTGTCATGCAGACATTCTCTGTGCCTCCTCTGGCTTATTAGACGTTTGCTTATAGAGCACGCGACCCTTCTGACCCTGGGACTGACCCTCCCAACGGACCTCGTACCTGTCAGTCATGAAGGAGGGGGTCCTCTTCGCAGGTATAGCTTGCAACCTCGTCCCTGCGAGGTTCACGCAAGCTCCCTCTTGTAACCTTGTCTGTGCCAGGCTTACGTGAGCTCCCCAACGAGCTATCTTTGTGAGCATTTTGCATTCTTGTAAAGCCCTTAGCTGACTATGGCGAACATTCTTCTTCCAGGTCAGAGGTCCAGATCCTCTCGGTCATTCGGACTATCAATTCCTAAATCCTAACAGCGTTTATATATATAGTGGAGCAGTGGGTTCCGTGTTTTGGTGGTGCTTGATGCTTCTCCCTTTGAGATGGTGAAAGCTTCAGCTTTATTACTTCTTTGGAGTTTCAAGGGGTGGTGCTATGAGCTTAAAATTTCAGCCCCATCAAGTAGTGTTGTGAGCAAGGCAAAGTGCTGGCTCACTTGAATTAATGGAGCTTATAATTTTGTATGTGCTTAAAATTTAATTGCTCTATCTCCATTTTTTTACAAGGATGGAAAAGTTAGAAGacctctaaaaaaataaaaaaaaggaataagTGCTGAAGTTTTAAAACAGAAATGGTAAGATATAATTATTAGAGGCattaaattcttattttatttttgtttctttaggGAATAGTGGGTGGGgaatttagaatatatatatgagtaacTAGCACATGAATCTCTATTTTGCGTGATAACAAGAAGCCACGTGAAGTGATTTGGGGgaatttagaatatatatatttggaggACATGAATAGTCAATGAACATATAGTCAAGGAAAACATAAAACATACCCCATTCGATTTGACTTAGAAAAAGGATATTTTGTTTTTTGAAACTATATATTTCGAAATAATTacgaatatattaatatattttaattttcaataaaaaggaATCCGAAATTCTTTATAATTGGAACTCGATCAAGTGGGATATTAATTTACTTCACTTTGATATTTATGCAATTACCAGGGGATTTGCTTTATATGATTATGTCTTATCCATGTCGGGGAGAAGACTGCACAGTCTTAGCCCTTAAGAAGCATCCGACAACCTTCcttttttgttttgtgtatggatCGGTTACCGCAATGGATAGAAGCATCTGTCAGGCGTAAGGTATGGACAGCGTGGTTGAAGCGTCTAGGAACCCTTTTCCTTTATCTCATTGATTTATTTCGGACTATCATTTTTTGTTCTCAGTTGATCCGATGGAGATCATCAGCAATTGCCTTCAACAATTCTATTCAGGGGTGAGCATGAGTAGAAAGCTCATATTCACACAAGTAGACTTGTGGGTATTCCGTTAACGGATCATTTTTTTGAACTCTTTTTTGTGTGAATCTTATTAATGTAATGGTTGGATAGGGAAACAGACCTAGAAGAGGAGGCTTAGATGTTTTCTTTCCTTGTTGACTTTGAGGGCCTTACCGGGGAAGTAGTCAAAGAAGTACAGCCGAGAAACCAGGCATTATTGAATTAACAGGACATTAGGTAATTCTTCTTTATAGTACTAACAGAAAAAAAATACTAGGTAAAAGTGAGTTCACATTTGGATGGCTGTAGTCAACGTATGACTGAGTCATTTCATAAGTTCGAAGAAAGAACGCGCATAACAGTTAACCAACCCACCCTCGGGGAGGAGCATGCATCTCAAAGTATGGGGCAAAAGCGCTTTTTGTCTCTGGGGATCCACCACAGGTTAGGTTTGAGAGCCGTGTGATGGGTGACTATCCAGCACGGATCGGAGAGCACTTTTAGTCTTTGCTGGTGAATGGAAGCCCCCCCTATCAAGCAAGAAAGCAACGGCTCTTCCCACAGCGGACTCACCGTTGAGTCTATTTGTTATTATGGTAAATCAGTATTTAGTTTTACCCGTAAATTATGACCTTGATAACATTCTAGTTGAATTGGTAGGGAACGTTTCCCtacaattaataaatttttcattatcttaattaattatattaagagCTTGAATGTTAATGTTGCAGCAGGTGTGACATGGGACTCAAATGTGGTTGAGACTTCAAAATTCCTAATCCTCACTCTTATCATATAGCTAAAGACTTATTGGCTAATAGCATCATATTTGGTTTCATTATGCAAATATAAATAAGAATTGTTATTTGATAAATTGGTGGTGGATTAACCCCCCACCCCccaaatgagatttttttttaatgtaaatcaAGGGTACTCTGACGATATTAATGTATTatatggatgtatgtgtgtatgtatatatgttggtCAATATAGACCAATAAACTCAATTTGCAGTTTTCATAAATTAAGGTTGCTTTCCAAGTTTAATCTATATCTctatttgtaaagtgatttttccCCTTGTGATTCTGTTTGTAATTGCAAATAATGTAGTCCAACTTGACAAGGAACCAATCTTTTCAAGTTGTTATTAGATTCTTTTACCCAAGCCTCAAAAACCCTATTTTTACTAAATGGGTATTTgtccaaaaccctaaaccctgaaGGGAAGGACCTATCTATAAACCTCTCCACTTTCACCATAAACTCAGTAGTGTGGAAAAACCCAGAAGTGTTTTAAAGTAGGTTAACAGTGTTGTTGTGTAGTGAAGGTAgggtttttactttttattagcTAGAAAACTATTATCTTTGGGAGAAGAAGACGAGGTTTGTCCTTGGAAAAGTAGAAGAATTGGTGTAGAAAAATGATACCGACTAAAATACTTTGGGATGAAATttagaggaaagaaaaaaaatattgaaattagacCTCGGTTGGTGTCTTGTTCATGTATCAAAAAAGTGAAatgatttggataaaaatataaattcgaaaaataaattggataaaaaataaaacttatattttaaacaAGTCAAACCTCGAGTAATTTAATTGCAGATGGAAAATGGCGTGGAAGCTTTTAATTTGGCATAATATAactttaacctttaatatttatatattgtgtcaatttaagtcttgattctaaaaaaaattaaccatcaGTGTTTACACACTGTGTAATTTGCTctctcttttttcaattttttttgtgacCCTTTCacgtaaaaaacaaaaaaaaaaacaaattcattAACTAAATTTGatcataaatatatcaaaaataaaaacacccaaccattcaagataataattttcatattttctcgttcttttaaaattaactttcAATGTCACGAATAAAAATAGAACTATAAAAAAAGGAGACCAAATTACAtgatatgtaaatgttgagggttaatttttttagaatgaagattaaattgatatgatatataaatgttgagggttatagttgctattatgccaattttaaaaattgttaagttATATATTTCCATTAGTAATTTAACaattggtaataataataaaaaaagaattttgaATAGTTGggtaaaaaaagttaaataattaaataattattttataacattttatagttggatgataaaaaaaaaattaatagttgaatgATTGTCAATgcaatttactttttaaatttttatagagTTTTTCAATCTAAAATAAAAAGCCATTTGCTTAAGAAAAAAGCCAAAAGAGTAAATACGTAAAAGATGCAGAGGATATTTTAGTAAAACTGGGCCGAATTCCCGCCAAAAGAAGCACATTCATATATGGCGTATATTATTTCAACACCCTTTCCACTGAGATTCCCAGattcaattttgaattttcaagTGAGCAGTGCCTtcgttgaaaaaaaaaaaaggatcgtCGCCAATggtaaaatcaatttttataaaccCTAATCTCATTTGCTTCTtctattttccttcattttctcagTTCCCGAACATTAACTTAGTAGATTTAGTTGAATCTAACGTTATTTTTAATTACTGTCATGAATCTCCTTCAAATTTGTTGATGGTATTGTAAATTTACTGAGAATTTGTGTTGTATTTTGCAACTGTGATTTCAGTCGAAGAGACGAGGTCTTTCATTGGAAGAAAAGAGGGAGAAAATTCTTCAGATATTTTATGAATCTCAAGATTTCTTCCTCGTAAgtatatcatttttttttttggcaataattatttttagatatgtggaaattctgaattctTATTAATTTCTTGATTTAATTTAATGAGTTTAGCTTAAGGAGCTTGAAAAATTGGGTCCTAAGAAAGGGGTAATCACCCAATCAGTTAAAGATGTTGTTCAAAGTTTGGTTGATGATGACCttgtttcaaaggataaaattggaACATCTGTAAGTAAAAATTTATTGTATTAGTATTTCCAACGTAATATGTTAATTTTCTCTCATTTATAGGTATAATTAATTGCTCTTATGATGAAATTAATTACAGGTATACTTTTGGAGCCTTCCTAGCTGTGCTGGAAATCAGGTGCTTGTATTTCTAGCATACCTTTCTATCTTAACATAGCTATATCAATCTATGTTACTTGCTCTCGGGTGTAAGTGTCAATACTGGTATGTGCCCGAAACGGGTATGGTCGTGTATTTGTAAGGTCCTTTGATATCATATCtcggtaaaagtactatggaggcccttgtactagGAGCTGGATTGCATTTTGTCCATTCTACTCAAAAAGTGGTTAAATTAGTCCTATAATTAGgtcaaagagtaaattagtccTTCAGTTAAAAAGTctatccatttctattgttaaaaactagtctTTATACCTCAAAATGAGGTATATGTGACGTGTCACGTGTAactatttggttattttgttagccattaaagtttttaacagtaaaaatggattaatttttaacagaaagattAGTTTGGTATTTAATCTAACGTACAAGGATTAAGTTGCCAATTTTTTAATAAAGaggtcaaaatgcaatttgacttttAATACAAAGCCCTCCATGGACCTTTTACTGTCATATCTCATATTCATGTGTCGACATGGATTCTTTAATAAATGTAAGGAGTTGAAGGAACATAGATATCAATTTTAATGTAAATTTTGGAACAGTTGAGGCATGTGCAACGGAAACTCGAATCAGATCTCGAGAACAGTAAGAAGAAATTCGTGGAGCTTGTTGATAAGTGTAATGAATTAAAGAAGGGGCGTGAAGAATCTGTTAGTATCTTAAAGTTTGTTTAGTGATTTGGGATTTAGTTTTGCATTTCAATGATGATTGTTGGTTTTAACATTTATGCATTTACTAGGACGAAAGAGAGACGGCcttggctgaattaaaggccatAGAATTGAAACATAATGAGCTTAAGGTTTGATTACTTCATATCTTTTGTTTCCTACATAAATAAATTGTATAGAGCCCTATCTGAGTTTGTCCTATATGTTCTAAATTTTCAGGAGGAGATGGTACAGTATGCAGACAATGATCCAGCTGCATTTGAAGCAATGAGTTTAGTGTTTGTTTGGACAACATTTGTTTATGAGATTCAGCATGTTTGAGGGTTTTTTGTGGTTCAATAAACTCACACCTCACTGATCATTTTATTGAATCATTTTTGCAGAGAAAGCAATTGAGGTTGCTCATGGAGCAGCAAACAGATGGACAGGTACTTTGTTTTTACCTTTTAGCATAATATTGATTTCctattctttttcccttttatgtgCCGCACATAGATGCCTACAGTTGTAGTTATGCTCAATATTGTTGGGTTGTTTTGATGAATTCCGGGTGATATTCTATACATTTTTCAACAATAATGGTCAAAACCTCCACAGACAACATTTTCACTCTGCGGCAGTGGTGCTCAAACAACTTTCCTGAAGCCAAAGAGCAGCTTGAACACATGTACAAGGAGGTATATGGCTTACTTTCATTTGCATATATGCACGAACCCATCAATTATCATATGACTTGAAAATAGCTCCAGCCACCTCTCTGCCATGGTATCCCTTGTGCCTTTAGGGTACCCAAAATTGCTATTTATTCCAAATCAAGTGAGAAATGCTCAAATCCGAAACCTTTCCAATGAGTTAATTCTGGTTGAAATTTGCTTGTGGGGAGCATGACATAAACCTCTATCTATGGCTGCCATAATACATCATGTTCCTTGCATTTATGTGCATAGAATCGAAAAAAACTGAATGATTTTACTTAAAAGAAAAGGGATTTTCTCAGTAAAAGTACCATAGAAGCCCCTACACTAGAAATTAGATTACATTTTACCCTTTCTACTCAAAAAATAGTAATTTAGTCCtcatacattagattaaaaagcaaattggtctttttgttaaaaatttcatccatttcaactgttaaaaactagtccatgtacatcagcatgaggtacacgtgTTATTATTTGGTACACGTGTTACTGTTTGGTTATttccttgatgaaatttttaacagaacagactaatttgctttttgatctaacatgtaagactaatttgtctatttttttagtaTAGGAAGCAAAATACAATCCGACTCTAGGGGcttccatagtacttttacctgGTTTTCTCTGTTTTGTCCACTCACTATTCAGACAGAATTGTACTCCTTATTACAGGGCATACGTTTGTTTCGAAGCTAACCCCTTTGTTACACTTGTTTCTATTAGTAATTTATGCACTAAGACATTGCTTTTCAAATCTTAACAACAGATCGGAATTACAGACGATTTCGATTACGTGGAGTTCTCGCCTGCAGCCATTCAAATATGTGCAGTTGGCGATGAAGAAGGCAATCCTTAAGCGATATCATGTAGGTCATCTTTCTCTTTTTATGTAGACACCTTGTGTGCAAAATATTATCTTTTCCCCAACCATAGAAAAGCTGCTTTCTTTATTAAATGTTCAAAGCTATAATAGTAACCAAGGTGAAAACTGGTTCATCTAAGGCTCTTAGCTGGTCAAATATAATATAGTAGTGTTTTGTGTTTGTTTAATTCCAGGTCAAGGCCAAGGTGGACATAGGTTCATCTAGACTCAGTTGCTTTgtatttgctatcttgatttCACTTTGTTTTATAGCTTCCTTTTTCCTGTTAATTAACAGTaaaaatcatcaacataaataatagaatattaaGTACTTTTAGATAATCCTAGGATGGTAATAGATAATGAGGATTtgaatatttgtaaatatttcgtatttaaatatttatgaaatctTATTAGTGTTTACTGAGTTCAAATAATGTTTagatatgaatattttaaatactaTTTAGAGGTAAATTCAAAGTGGATATATTAATATTCAGATGTGTATTATCCGAATTCATTTTACTTTTTGTGGataatgaatttaaatatttggatctattatttcattttatttttcttttacttatcGGATTAAGGTCcctaataaatttcaataattgaaaaatagttcatttaaattagatttgatgaataatatttaaatttaaatattttaattacattcgAAGTGAATGGAAATATTACCTTtgaatatttattattcattttatttttaattattttttcacttaAAAGACTccaatattcaaaaaataattttatttaattcaaatttgaaGATGATACGAATAATGAATTTGCAGATTCCAATATTCATTTAACCCGTTGTGAGAACCCCCTAGTCGTCAGTGGCGTGTAATGAAACAAATGGTTGCATAGTAGCATATCAtacaacataattaaaataaaatagaataattttaacttatgatttaaaatatttaatagatATCGTTTGAAGTCAAAATGTTAATGCAATGAGTTAGATTTTAACATCTAGTGGAAGTGCTAAAAAACACCAAATGTCATTTTCCATACGATTTTGTCACCAAGTTGTTGACATTACAAGGCAAGTCAATATAGGTACAAGGACTTAGAATCAATGGTTTTCTTTTGAAGGAAGCAAAGTACAAATAATTTTTGTACATTGTCTGTCAAACCTTAAATGCACACATTCAGTAATACAAATATGGCGTCTCTTTTCCGTAGGCcacgcaaaaaaaaaaatcagttctCTACTGTAAGCCTGCTGagcaaatattaaataaataaatagtttaaaAGAATGGTGAATTAGACATCTTCTGAAATCAGAATGAATTTACCTTAAAGAGCCATCTCAGCCTGCAATGCGGCGAGTTCATCTTCCTCGGCTGTGTGCTTTTGAGGAATAGGACGAGCCGGTTGCCTTCCAGCAGGCACATGAATTGGTGCTGCAGGAGCTGTTGTTGCAGGCTGGAGAAGCTGTTCTTCTAACTCAGCACCTTCAAGCTCTTCGAGTTCTGCCTCCAATTCATCCTACACCATAAAAAATGTTCTTGAGTCGTTGTTATGTgtataaaaatgatagaaatgatGTTAGTAAATGCATAGATCAATAGCAGGAaacgacaaaaaaaaaaaaaagacgagAGAGAATGCAGCAAAAAAGTAATAACCTCGTCAAAATCAGCTGCAGCTCCAATAGGAGTTGACAGTGCTTCTTGGATCTGTTTCATGTTTTCGGTTTGTTCATTGATCTCGTCCATTGTTTTGTCAACATCATCTATATTCCTG
The Gossypium hirsutum isolate 1008001.06 chromosome A07, Gossypium_hirsutum_v2.1, whole genome shotgun sequence genome window above contains:
- the LOC107932201 gene encoding meiotic nuclear division protein 1 homolog, whose amino-acid sequence is MSKRRGLSLEEKREKILQIFYESQDFFLLKELEKLGPKKGVITQSVKDVVQSLVDDDLVSKDKIGTSVYFWSLPSCAGNQLRHVQRKLESDLENSKKKFVELVDKCNELKKGREESDERETALAELKAIELKHNELKEEMVQYADNDPAAFEAMKKAIEVAHGAANRWTDNIFTLRQWCSNNFPEAKEQLEHMYKEIGITDDFDYVEFSPAAIQICAVGDEEGNP